A window from Limisphaera ngatamarikiensis encodes these proteins:
- a CDS encoding redoxin family protein — protein sequence MKRILTALCLSGYVAVAWAAAEVGKPTPDFTATDITGKTHRLSDYKGKIVVLESYNYNCPFVRKHYKPGAMQELQAELTQKGVVWFVVNSVHPGHGDYRTREAAQKEWNELGIKATAWLDDSSGAIGKAYGMRTTPHMFVIDKDGTLVYEGAIDDQPSSSGDPRKARNYVREVVNKLLAGEKPEVTQTRPYGCSVKYAD from the coding sequence ATGAAACGAATCCTGACTGCCTTGTGCCTGAGCGGTTATGTGGCGGTGGCGTGGGCGGCCGCCGAGGTGGGCAAGCCGACGCCCGATTTCACCGCCACGGACATCACCGGCAAGACGCATCGCCTGTCCGATTACAAGGGCAAGATCGTCGTGCTGGAGTCGTACAACTACAATTGTCCGTTTGTGCGGAAACATTACAAGCCCGGTGCCATGCAGGAATTGCAGGCGGAGTTGACCCAGAAGGGCGTGGTCTGGTTTGTGGTCAATTCGGTGCATCCGGGGCATGGCGATTATCGGACGCGCGAGGCCGCGCAGAAGGAATGGAACGAGTTGGGCATCAAGGCCACGGCCTGGTTGGATGACAGCTCTGGTGCCATCGGGAAGGCTTACGGGATGCGCACCACGCCCCATATGTTCGTGATCGACAAGGATGGCACCCTGGTTTACGAGGGAGCCATCGACGACCAACCCTCCAGCAGCGGGGATCCCCGCAAGGCCCGCAACTATGTGCGGGAGGTGGTCAACAAATTGTTGGCCGGGGAGAAACCCGAGGTTACGCAGACCCGGCCGTACGGCTGCAGCGTGAAATACGCGGATTGA
- a CDS encoding transglutaminase family protein produces MKLTGSSATAEAWSERRQAALLTLLGDEDPAVFDAVREHLIARGPAVLPWLRQQLAHSDPLLRRRVREIVLELERRNADDQFLNFCLRSPEHLDLELGLILLARTRDPEINPEGYQALFDSYTATLRERIKPRSHARTRIHVVNAFFFNDLGILASEEFALRPEASYLDQVLATGLASPMAAGVLYLVLGRRLGLPLTGIPLPGFFFCRYQTSTSEIFIEASHEGALMSRATALRRVREQIPDATEADLKPVTTRQLLAVLCAQLYAAHSSAGQPAEADRLRRYQLALERKRG; encoded by the coding sequence ATGAAGTTGACCGGATCCAGCGCCACCGCCGAGGCGTGGTCGGAACGCCGGCAGGCGGCCCTGCTCACGCTCCTGGGCGACGAAGACCCGGCCGTTTTTGACGCCGTCCGTGAACATCTGATCGCCCGCGGACCCGCCGTCCTGCCCTGGCTGCGCCAACAATTGGCCCATTCCGATCCCCTGCTCCGCCGGCGCGTACGCGAAATCGTGCTGGAACTGGAACGCCGCAATGCCGACGATCAGTTCCTGAACTTCTGCCTCCGGAGCCCGGAACATCTCGACCTCGAGCTCGGGCTCATCCTTTTGGCCCGTACCCGCGATCCCGAAATCAACCCGGAAGGGTACCAGGCCCTGTTCGACAGCTACACCGCCACCCTGCGCGAACGCATCAAACCCCGCAGCCACGCACGCACCCGCATCCACGTGGTCAACGCCTTCTTTTTCAATGACCTCGGCATCCTTGCCAGCGAAGAATTCGCCCTGCGGCCCGAAGCCAGCTACCTCGACCAGGTTCTCGCCACGGGCCTGGCCAGTCCGATGGCCGCCGGGGTGTTGTACCTCGTGCTCGGACGCCGCCTCGGCCTGCCCCTGACGGGCATCCCTCTGCCGGGGTTCTTCTTCTGCCGATACCAAACGTCCACCAGCGAGATCTTCATCGAGGCGTCCCACGAAGGCGCCCTCATGAGCCGCGCAACCGCCCTGCGCAGGGTTCGCGAGCAAATCCCGGACGCCACCGAGGCCGACCTCAAGCCGGTCACGACCCGCCAGTTGCTGGCGGTCTTGTGCGCCCAGCTCTACGCCGCCCATTCCAGTGCCGGTCAGCCCGCCGAGGCCGACCGGCTCCGCCGATACCAACTGGCCCTGGAACGAAAACGCGGATGA
- a CDS encoding efflux RND transporter permease subunit, giving the protein MRTITDIFIRRPVLAVVVSLVIVIGGLQAMFTLTVRQYPRSDNAAITVTTVYVGASPDLVRGFVTTPLERAIAAADGIDYIESVSRQGVSTITVRLKLNYDPNKALAEISSRVNQVRGDLPPGAEIPVINIENAESAIAAAYLSFTSDLLEANQITDYLVRVVQPRLSAIEGVQRADVLGGRTFAMRIWLKPDRLAAYGLGPEDVRRALQANNFLAAVGRTKGALVQVDLTANTDLRSAEEFRSLVIRRVGDRLIRLGDVADVVLGAEDYDSEVRMSGRRAVFMGVWVLPTANTLDVIRRVRAEVHSIQKDLPSGLEVAFAYDATEYIENSIREVLRTLSETLLIVAVVIYLFLGSLRSVLVPLVAIPVSLIGAVFLMQVFGFTLNLLTLLAIVLSVGLVVDDAIVVVENVERHVREGLTPVRAAVLGARELVRPVIAMTITLAAVYAPIGFQGGLTGALFREFAFTLAGAVFISGVVALTLSPVMSARLLDAARESRGLAGWVNRMFDRLKAGYGRVLDLTLAHRPAVYALWFGLSLLVIPMYQMAPRELAPAEDQNVIFGIVEAPANATVEQTTFYTELLNGELMKVPEALQTFQITFGDNGFSGLVLKPWAQRQRTVFEVVPEVQQAVNRIPGIRTMVVTPAPLPGAGSFPVEFVIGSTAEPEEILRFAEELQRRAAASGLFAFPPILDTKLDQPEVELVLDRDKVAAMGLDLASVGSDLATLLGGNYVNRFSLQGRSYKVIPQALRVERLTPEQIEQTYVRGPDGQPVPLSTFARLELRTRPRALHRFQQFNAVKLSGVAIRPLDEALRFLEREAAEILPAGYQIGYTGESRQLRVEGSKFLPSFALALTLIFLVLAAQFNSFRDPLIILLGSVPLAMFGALVFCFLRMPDPNTPFFTSGWTTTLNIYSQVGLVTLVGLVSKNGILIVEFANELQRAGLEKLQAIRQAALIRLRPVLMTSVATVAGHFPLVLVSGPGAAARNSIGLVIVSGMALGTIFTLLVIPSLYMLLARQHKGEEPGALGRDFAEAEVVGMETSELPKPAAS; this is encoded by the coding sequence ATGAGGACGATCACGGACATTTTCATCCGGCGGCCGGTTTTGGCCGTGGTGGTGAGCCTGGTGATTGTGATTGGCGGGCTGCAGGCGATGTTCACGCTGACGGTGCGCCAGTATCCGCGGAGCGACAATGCGGCCATCACGGTGACGACGGTCTATGTGGGGGCCAGTCCGGACCTGGTGCGGGGTTTTGTGACGACGCCGCTGGAGCGGGCGATCGCGGCTGCCGACGGCATTGATTACATCGAGTCGGTCAGTCGCCAGGGGGTTTCCACCATCACCGTGCGGCTGAAGTTGAACTATGATCCGAACAAGGCGCTGGCGGAGATCAGCTCGCGGGTGAACCAGGTGCGTGGGGACCTGCCGCCGGGGGCGGAGATTCCGGTCATCAACATTGAGAACGCGGAGAGTGCGATTGCGGCGGCGTATTTGAGTTTTACCTCGGATTTGTTGGAGGCGAACCAGATCACCGATTATCTGGTGCGGGTGGTGCAGCCGCGGTTGTCGGCAATTGAGGGGGTGCAACGGGCGGATGTGTTGGGGGGCCGGACGTTTGCGATGCGGATCTGGCTGAAGCCGGATCGGCTGGCGGCGTATGGGCTGGGGCCGGAGGATGTGCGACGGGCGCTGCAGGCGAACAATTTTCTGGCGGCGGTGGGCCGGACGAAGGGTGCGCTGGTGCAGGTGGACCTGACGGCCAACACGGATTTGCGCTCGGCCGAGGAATTCCGGAGCCTGGTGATCCGCCGGGTGGGGGATCGGCTGATCCGGCTGGGGGATGTGGCGGATGTGGTGCTGGGGGCGGAGGATTACGACAGTGAGGTGCGGATGTCGGGTCGGCGCGCGGTGTTCATGGGGGTATGGGTATTGCCGACGGCCAACACGCTGGATGTGATCCGGCGGGTGCGGGCCGAGGTACATTCGATCCAGAAGGATCTTCCGAGCGGGCTGGAGGTGGCGTTTGCGTATGACGCGACCGAGTACATTGAGAACTCGATTCGGGAGGTGTTGCGGACGCTGTCGGAGACGCTGTTGATCGTGGCGGTGGTGATTTACCTGTTTCTGGGGTCGTTGCGGTCGGTGCTGGTCCCCCTGGTGGCCATTCCGGTTTCGCTGATCGGGGCGGTGTTTTTGATGCAGGTGTTCGGGTTCACGCTGAACCTGCTGACGTTGCTGGCGATTGTGTTGTCGGTGGGTTTGGTGGTGGACGATGCGATTGTGGTGGTGGAGAACGTGGAGCGGCACGTGCGGGAGGGGCTGACGCCGGTGCGTGCGGCGGTGTTGGGTGCGCGGGAGCTGGTGAGGCCGGTGATTGCGATGACGATCACGTTGGCGGCGGTGTATGCGCCGATCGGGTTTCAGGGCGGGCTGACGGGTGCGTTGTTTCGGGAGTTTGCCTTCACGCTGGCGGGTGCGGTGTTCATTTCGGGGGTGGTGGCGCTGACACTTTCGCCGGTGATGTCGGCGCGGTTGCTGGATGCCGCGCGGGAGTCGCGGGGGCTGGCCGGTTGGGTGAACCGGATGTTTGACCGGCTGAAGGCCGGGTACGGTCGGGTGCTGGATCTCACGCTTGCGCATCGGCCGGCGGTGTACGCGTTGTGGTTTGGCCTGAGCCTGTTGGTGATCCCGATGTATCAGATGGCGCCGAGGGAGCTGGCGCCGGCAGAGGATCAGAACGTGATCTTCGGAATTGTTGAGGCGCCGGCGAATGCCACGGTGGAGCAGACGACGTTCTACACGGAGCTGTTGAACGGGGAGCTCATGAAGGTGCCGGAGGCGCTGCAGACGTTTCAGATTACGTTTGGTGACAACGGCTTCAGCGGGTTGGTGTTGAAGCCCTGGGCGCAACGACAACGCACGGTGTTTGAGGTGGTGCCGGAGGTGCAGCAGGCGGTGAACCGCATCCCGGGGATCCGCACCATGGTGGTGACGCCGGCACCGCTGCCGGGTGCGGGCTCGTTTCCGGTGGAGTTTGTCATCGGTTCGACGGCCGAGCCGGAGGAGATCCTGCGGTTTGCCGAGGAGCTGCAACGGCGTGCGGCGGCCAGCGGGTTGTTTGCGTTTCCGCCGATCCTGGATACGAAGCTGGACCAGCCGGAGGTGGAACTGGTGCTGGACCGGGACAAGGTGGCGGCCATGGGGTTGGACCTGGCGTCGGTGGGCTCGGATTTGGCGACCCTGCTGGGCGGCAATTACGTGAATCGGTTCAGTTTGCAGGGGCGCAGTTACAAGGTGATTCCGCAGGCGCTGCGGGTGGAACGATTGACGCCCGAACAGATTGAGCAGACGTACGTGCGGGGGCCGGACGGGCAACCGGTGCCGCTGAGCACATTTGCGCGGCTGGAGTTGCGGACGCGGCCGCGGGCCCTGCACCGGTTTCAGCAATTCAACGCGGTGAAACTGAGCGGTGTGGCCATCCGGCCCCTGGACGAGGCGCTGCGGTTTTTGGAGCGGGAGGCGGCGGAGATCCTGCCGGCGGGGTATCAGATCGGGTACACGGGAGAGTCCCGGCAATTGCGCGTGGAGGGCAGCAAGTTCCTGCCGTCGTTTGCGCTGGCGTTGACGTTGATCTTTTTGGTGTTGGCGGCGCAGTTCAACAGTTTCCGGGATCCGTTGATCATCCTGCTGGGGTCGGTGCCGCTGGCCATGTTTGGCGCCCTGGTCTTCTGTTTTCTGCGGATGCCGGATCCGAACACGCCGTTTTTCACGTCGGGCTGGACCACGACGTTGAACATTTACTCGCAGGTGGGGCTGGTGACGTTGGTGGGGTTGGTGTCGAAGAACGGGATCCTGATCGTGGAATTTGCGAATGAACTGCAGCGGGCGGGTTTGGAGAAACTTCAGGCCATTCGACAGGCGGCCCTGATCCGGTTGCGGCCGGTGTTGATGACCAGTGTGGCCACGGTGGCCGGGCATTTCCCGCTGGTGCTGGTGAGCGGTCCGGGGGCGGCGGCGCGGAACTCCATCGGTTTGGTGATTGTGAGTGGGATGGCCCTGGGCACGATTTTCACGTTGTTGGTGATACCGTCCCTGTACATGTTGCTGGCGCGCCAGCACAAGGGTGAGGAACCCGGGGCTTTGGGCCGGGACTTTGCCGAGGCGGAGGTTGTGGGCATGGAAACTTCGGAACTGCCGAAGCCGGCGGCGTCCTGA
- a CDS encoding TetR/AcrR family transcriptional regulator gives MAFLTYRSVNFSMGTDRTDGERTRQRILRAALRCFAERGYAGTAMGDIARAARVSKPALYYHFRDKAALFRALLTGAHELRRRRLEEALASAADLRTRLVAAMRTWFDSFEENRQWLQLGMATTFAAPGEVPAECDGRHLCRRNFEVVCAALAEAQRRGELTKALSARELTHAFFGLAHTFLAASLIFDEEPPGADLPERLVDLFLGGAGVRSPRRAVAAGSRGPGAGTGNGLEQRS, from the coding sequence TTGGCGTTCCTGACCTACCGTTCGGTCAATTTTTCGATGGGCACGGATCGGACAGACGGGGAGCGGACCCGCCAACGGATCCTGCGGGCGGCTCTGCGGTGTTTTGCCGAGCGCGGCTACGCCGGCACGGCCATGGGCGACATTGCGCGTGCGGCGCGGGTGTCCAAGCCGGCGCTTTATTATCATTTCCGGGACAAGGCGGCCCTGTTTCGTGCCCTGTTAACCGGGGCGCATGAGTTGCGCCGGCGGCGGTTGGAGGAGGCGCTGGCGTCGGCGGCGGACCTTCGGACACGGCTGGTGGCGGCGATGCGGACCTGGTTCGATTCCTTTGAGGAGAACCGGCAATGGTTGCAGCTGGGGATGGCGACGACGTTTGCCGCGCCGGGGGAGGTGCCTGCGGAGTGTGACGGCCGGCATTTGTGTCGGCGGAATTTTGAGGTGGTTTGTGCGGCGCTGGCGGAGGCGCAGAGGCGGGGGGAATTGACGAAGGCGTTGAGTGCGAGGGAGCTGACGCACGCGTTTTTCGGCCTGGCGCATACGTTTCTGGCGGCTTCGTTGATTTTTGATGAGGAACCGCCGGGGGCGGATTTGCCGGAGCGTTTGGTGGATTTGTTCCTGGGAGGTGCGGGCGTGCGGTCGCCGCGGCGGGCCGTGGCGGCCGGGTCCCGCGGCCCCGGAGCGGGCACGGGTAACGGTTTGGAACAGCGGTCATGA
- a CDS encoding efflux RND transporter periplasmic adaptor subunit, with product MKKQIAWAVLIWFGVAAVLAGIKVLQIRTMIAQARNLPPPTEAVSVFEVREERWPRLWTAVGSVRAVRGVRVTSELPGVIREVAFEAGSEVAEGALLVRLDTSTEEAELRQAEAEAELARLELERVRALHAARTVSQAELDAAEAAWKGAAARVAAIRSTIDKKTVRAPFAGRLGVREVHVGQYLQAGAPIVSLQALDPVYVEFALPQQAVAQVRPGLAVEVTADAYPGRTFRGVVTATDPDVDPATRSLRVQATLPNPDGALRPGMYVEAAVVLPEADMVRVVPAPAVLHAPYGDSVFVVEAATNDASGVLVVRQQFVKLGRRRGDFISVTAGLEPGQRVVSAGVFRLRNGMRVTLTDVPTPEPSLQPQPAEG from the coding sequence ATGAAAAAGCAGATAGCCTGGGCTGTGTTGATCTGGTTCGGTGTGGCGGCCGTGCTGGCGGGGATCAAGGTGTTACAGATTCGCACGATGATTGCGCAGGCGCGGAACCTGCCGCCGCCGACCGAGGCGGTGTCGGTGTTCGAGGTGCGGGAGGAACGCTGGCCGCGATTGTGGACTGCGGTGGGGTCGGTGCGGGCCGTGCGAGGGGTGCGTGTGACCAGTGAGTTGCCCGGGGTGATCCGGGAGGTGGCCTTTGAGGCGGGGTCGGAGGTGGCCGAGGGGGCGCTTTTGGTGCGTTTGGACACCTCGACGGAGGAGGCGGAGTTGCGTCAGGCCGAGGCGGAGGCGGAGCTGGCGCGGCTGGAATTGGAGCGGGTGCGGGCGTTGCATGCGGCGCGGACGGTGTCCCAGGCGGAGCTGGATGCGGCCGAGGCGGCGTGGAAAGGGGCGGCGGCGCGGGTGGCGGCGATTCGTTCCACGATTGACAAAAAGACGGTGCGTGCGCCGTTTGCGGGTCGGTTGGGGGTTCGGGAGGTGCATGTGGGCCAGTATTTACAGGCGGGGGCACCGATTGTTTCCCTGCAGGCGCTGGATCCGGTGTATGTGGAGTTTGCGCTGCCGCAGCAGGCGGTGGCGCAGGTGCGTCCGGGCCTGGCGGTGGAGGTGACGGCCGATGCCTATCCGGGCCGGACGTTTCGCGGCGTGGTGACGGCGACGGATCCGGACGTGGACCCGGCCACGCGAAGTTTACGGGTGCAGGCCACGTTGCCGAATCCGGACGGAGCGTTGCGGCCGGGGATGTATGTGGAGGCGGCGGTGGTGTTGCCGGAGGCGGACATGGTGCGGGTGGTGCCGGCGCCGGCGGTGTTGCATGCGCCGTATGGGGACTCGGTGTTTGTGGTGGAGGCTGCGACGAACGACGCGTCGGGGGTTCTGGTGGTCCGGCAGCAGTTTGTGAAGCTGGGCCGGCGCCGGGGCGATTTCATCAGTGTGACGGCCGGGTTGGAGCCGGGTCAGCGGGTGGTGAGTGCCGGTGTGTTCCGGTTGCGGAACGGCATGCGGGTGACGCTGACCGACGTACCGACGCCGGAACCGAGTTTGCAGCCGCAACCGGCCGAGGGCTGA
- a CDS encoding sugar phosphate nucleotidyltransferase: MSRPFLLCIMSENVTTPDNDRFYVVLMAGGRGERFWPLSRRRLPKHLVPIWNGRSLLQRAVERVEPLVPRERILVITTADQAPKVRTQLKDLPRSNLIVEPVGRDTCAAVTLSAAIVSARCPDATMAMLPADHIIHDTDRFRQVLRDALLLAARQPVIVTLGIPPTEPATGYGYIRVGEPWQNGTENLPGRTRFHKADAFVEKPPPERALEFLQTGRYRWNAGMFVWGVHTLLEGLREHQPRIHAAAIRWAETARARPGRLRVLLTREYPELPRISIDYALMEKARNVVVADATFDWDDVGSWTALARHLPADEHGNVWKAGCIAIDASNNFVYDDRPASRRTPVALVGVRDMVLVLARDAVLLVHKDQAQKVRDLVRTLEQHPQYQKLL, from the coding sequence GTGTCACGTCCCTTCCTGCTGTGCATCATGTCCGAGAACGTAACGACGCCCGACAACGACCGGTTTTACGTTGTATTGATGGCCGGAGGCCGCGGGGAACGGTTCTGGCCGCTGAGCCGACGCCGTCTGCCCAAGCATCTGGTCCCGATTTGGAACGGACGGTCCCTCCTTCAACGGGCCGTCGAGCGCGTGGAACCCCTGGTCCCCCGCGAGCGCATCCTCGTCATCACCACCGCCGATCAAGCCCCCAAGGTCCGAACCCAGCTCAAGGACCTGCCGCGCTCCAACCTGATCGTGGAACCCGTCGGACGCGACACCTGCGCCGCGGTCACCCTCAGCGCCGCCATCGTCAGCGCCCGCTGCCCGGACGCCACCATGGCCATGCTCCCGGCCGATCACATCATCCACGACACCGACCGCTTCCGCCAGGTCCTCCGGGATGCACTGTTGCTGGCAGCCCGCCAACCCGTCATCGTCACCCTGGGAATCCCGCCCACTGAACCCGCCACCGGTTACGGCTACATCCGTGTGGGCGAACCCTGGCAGAACGGGACCGAAAATCTCCCCGGCAGAACCCGATTCCACAAGGCCGATGCGTTCGTGGAGAAACCCCCGCCCGAACGGGCCCTCGAGTTCCTCCAAACCGGTCGGTACCGCTGGAACGCCGGCATGTTCGTCTGGGGGGTCCACACCCTGCTGGAGGGACTCCGCGAGCACCAGCCCCGCATCCACGCCGCAGCCATCCGATGGGCCGAAACCGCCCGAGCCCGTCCCGGCCGGCTCCGAGTCCTCCTGACCCGCGAATACCCGGAACTGCCGCGCATCTCCATCGACTACGCCCTCATGGAAAAGGCACGCAACGTGGTCGTGGCCGACGCCACCTTCGACTGGGACGACGTCGGTTCCTGGACCGCCCTGGCGCGGCATCTGCCCGCAGACGAGCACGGGAACGTCTGGAAAGCCGGATGCATCGCCATCGACGCGTCCAACAACTTCGTTTACGACGACCGCCCGGCATCCCGACGCACGCCCGTGGCCCTGGTGGGCGTTCGGGACATGGTCCTGGTCCTTGCGCGGGACGCAGTCCTGCTGGTCCACAAGGACCAGGCCCAAAAAGTCCGCGACCTGGTGCGCACACTCGAACAACACCCCCAGTACCAAAAGCTCCTGTAA